ATGGAAAGAATAAGGCTGTTTTTTATGTCGGGCAATGAGTCTTCAATGGATTCATGGATGTCCATGAAATTTGCCCTGCTCTCCAAAACTTCAGGCTTAATGCCGCGCACATTTGCAGGAATCCAGAAAAATGCCACAACTGTCTTGTTGCTTTTCTCTTTCTTCATGATTTGGTTAAGCTGGCCCAGCGCCTTCACAAATACATCAATCCCCTTGTCATGGTATTCATACCGGCCGACGATAAAATAGATGTATGTCTTGGCCAGGTTAAATTGGTAGTAGGGGAAGAAATAATAAATCAAAAAAGATTTTATCCTGGTTTTCAGCAGCTGGTGCTTGATGGCAATTTCCTCCATGGTTGGAAATTTTTCAAGATGAAGTCCGTTGGGCAGCAGCAGGTCAGGCTCCTTTCCCAGCAGGTGCTTTGCTTCTATGCCGGTGATTTCACTGACAGTGGTAAAGATATCCGCATTGTGCGCCGCAGCTTTTTCTGTGAGGTGCTTGGCCTGTATCCCGAATTTTTTTGCTTCACTGTCGCCGTCCAGGGTTCCAAATTTGTTGTAAAGGTCAACATTGTTGGATGCAAGTGTCCTGCCAATCATCGTTGCATGGGTTGTAAAAACTGTCGCAACCTTGCTGTTTGCTGCCTTAAGGTAAAGCAGCCCGCCGGCTGACAGCCACTCATGGAACTGCGCCACAACTTTTGCATTGGATGATTTTGCAACAGCATCGATCAATTTGCCGGCAGAGTATGACCAGATAGTCGGCTCATCGTAATCATGGAAGTGGGTGCCCAGTGAATCAATTTGAAATTTGCTCCACAACTCTCCCTTTATGGCATTGCCTTGCGATGAGAATGATGTAAAATCAATCAGGATCGTTGAAGGCCCCCCTCCAATCAGCCATTTCCCGAAGTGGCATATGATGCCCTCGCGCTTTAACGCATCAAATATATCCCTCAGTTGGTGCGGCGGGACAGTTTCGTGAAATTCCCCTGTTGCCTTGTTTGGAAAATATGGGCCAATCAGATAATAATTAGCATAAGCGCGCATCATTGATTCAGCTTTGCTGCTGACTACTGTGTAAATCCCGCCGACCTTATTGCAAACTTCCCATGAGACTTCGAAAAAAAAGTCTGCTTTTGGCTGTTCGGCTATAATGGTCACCTCTTTGATGTCTCTTTTGTAATATTTACATGAATGATGTTATTATTTACATTATTAATAATGTTAGTTATGAGAGTGTTTTATGAGGGTATTTTCCTTTGGTATTTATCAGTTTTTATGTATATCTTGACCATATCCCTTATATATGCTTTATGCATTGCCAGTATATAAACCTATACCTTCTATTGGCGCAGGACAATGCGCCTCACTGCACAAATACTTTATCGTTTGGCCAATTGTCCCGTATCTTGCCCGAATCAAGGTTGAATTTATTGTAGTTATGCAGCATAGTCAGGCTCTGGGTTAAGGGCAGTGAGATGGATTCCTGTATGGATCCCTTTCCAAAATGCCTGTCAAGCATTGGAGCAATTTCAGCATTGAAAATCTCAAGTATGTCAGTATCAATCCGCGATTCTACTGTTATGATGAATACCAGCTGGCCATTCATTTCACCCAGGTCACTGGAAACCACATGTTTCAGGAATAAAGGTGTTAATTCGCCTGGCTGGTAAAAGGCATCAAGGAATTGCTTGCGCGTAATGCCATAACGCAGCTTGATCATGTACATCTGCCTTGCGCTGAAAACCTGGGTTCCATCCTTCCAGTTGTTAACATGGGCAAAATAAGTTAGGATGCCTTTTTGTTCCAGCTCCTTTCGTTTGCGGTTTACAGTAGCAACGGGCAGCTTGGCACGGCTGGCAATCTTATTGTCTGATGATCTGGGATTTCGAATAAGCTCAGAAAGCATTTTGGTTTCCTTGGCGTCAAAAAGGTGCATGAATGTGCTAAAGTGCATGATATATAAATATGTTATGATTTTGCATAAAATGATATAAATATTCCAAATATAGAATAAAATATGGTGATTTTTATATAATAATCATTAAAAGTGAGATATAATTTGATAGAAAGTTTTCAGAGAGTACCGGAGCATTGCTTGGCTGTGAGTTCTATTATTCAGGCTATAGATGAGGGAATATTGCAGATTGGCTAAGTTACATAGGCTCTGTCCAGAGACTTGGTTTTGGCATCAAGGTTGTGAGACTTATCAATTCTCACATAAGGCATTTTTCGGAGTTCCAGAGAGAAAAATGCAATTTCTTCCTGGAGTTGAAGGCGAACAGATGCCAAAACTCGAGCCGAAGGCGAGATTCTGGACAGCGCCATTTACATAGTAAAATTTATATACTCAGTTAATATTTTTCATATTGGAGAGTGTATATAATAAACATTGGTGGATTGACATTAATAACAGTGTTAAACTTTGCTGCATACAAGTTTATTGCACTACGTGAAACGTGAGTTAGTTGGATGCTTAGACAATGGTAGGCAACACACCTTGCCCAAATTTGACCTTTTTTATAAATTCGCAAAAGAGGCTATTATTAAAAAAGTAAGAGGACCTGATGAAAGTATTAATGTTCGGGTGGGAATTCCCCCCGATTAGCAGCGGTGGCTTGGGCACCGCATGTTATGGCCTGACAAAAGGCTTAAGCAACAAAGGGGTGGAAGTCACATTTGTCCTCCCAAAAGGCTATTCTCCGGATTTTGCCGACCACCTAAACATTGTTTCTGCTGAAGGCATTAGGCTAAAGAATGTCAAATTCAGGCCTATCAAAAGCCCACTTAGGGGGTATATTGATTCCGCTGCTTATGATGAAAAAATAAGGAATATGCTTATCAAAGGATGGGGGGGCCATAATGCAACTATTTATGGCAATGACTTGTTTGATGAAGTTGAAAGGTACGCGGAAAAGGCCAAAATTCTGGCCCAGCATGAAGATTTTGATGTGATTCATGCGCACGACTGGATGACATTCAAGGCAGGCGCTAATGTCAAGACAAGTACAGGCAAGCCTTTGGTTGTGCATGTGCATGCCACAGAATTTGACAGGACAGGCGGAAGCCCGAACCAGCATGTGTATGACATTGAAAGGGAAGGCATGCATGCTGCTGACATGGTTATTGCTGTCAGCAATTTCACTAAAAACAAGATTGTCCAGCATTATGGCGTGCCGGCAGGCAAGGTAAGGGTAGTCCACAATGCTGTTGAATTGTCTTCTCAGGCTCATTTTTTTAACGCGGGGTCCGGAAAAAACAACGGGGAAAAGGTAGTGCTTTTCCTCGGCAGGGTCACCCTGCAAAAAGGTCCGGACTATTTCTTGTATGCAGCAAAGAAGGTTCTGGACCTCGACCCCCGCGTTAAATTTATAATTGCCGGGACGGGTGACATGATGCCCTTCCTGATCAATAAGGCAGCAGAGATGGGAATCTCAAAGAATGTGCTCTTCACAGGATTTGTGACAGGCACCGATGTTGACCGTGCCTACAGGATGGCCGACCTTTATGTCATGCCATCTGTTTCAGAGCCATTTGGCATTACACCGCTGGAAGCAATGAGGAATGGTGTTCCTGTCCTGATTTCCAAGCAAAGCGGTGTATCAGAGGTTATATCCAATTGCCTGAAAGCTGATTTCTGGGATGTTAATGACCTCGCAAACAAGATGATGGCAGCATTGAATTACCAGACCATGAATCGCTCGCTGAGAGAGAATGGAAGCTTTGAAGTGAGAAAATTCTCATGGGAAAATTCAGCAGAGAAATGCATTGCAGTTTACAACGAGGCCAGGCAGGCTTCGATTGGCAGGGGCAGGGGTGTTGCCTGATGGTAGATGTCTGCTTTTACTTCCGAAGCAAATCTTTTACAAAAGATTTGATAGAAAAGATGGAGGCTCAAAGCCTCCAAACGCTAGGTAAAATAAAACAAGAGTGTCGCGGTGACGCCTGTACCAGGTGGATAGCCAAATGGTAGATGTCTGCTTTTACTTCCAGGTTCACCAGCCTGAAAGGATTAGGAATTACCAGGTGTTTGACATAGGCCATCGCAGTGATTATTTTGACGACCATAAAAACAGGGCCATCATTGAGCGGGCCAGCCAGAAATGCTATTTGCCTGCAAACAGGCTTATGCTTGAGCTTATTAGCCAGCACGGCGGAAAATTCAAGATAAGCTACAGCCTTACAGGGGTGTGGCTCGACCAGGCTGAGAAATTTGCGCCCGAAGTGATTGAAAGCTTTGAAAAGCTGAATGAGACCGGCTGCGTGGAATTCCTTTCTGAAACATACCATCATTCTCTATCCTACCTTTATTCCAAGGATGAATTCAGGGAACAGGTTGATTTGCACAGGAAAAAAATAAGGCAGCTTTTTGGCCAGGCCCCTAAAATTTTCAGGAATACTGAGCTCATCTACAATAATGAACTGGCGAATTTCATTGAGGGGATGGGCTACCAGGGAATCATGGCAGAGGGATGGGACCATTACCTTGGATGGCGGTCCCCCAATTTTGTCTACCGCCCAAAAACCTGCAAGAGCATCAAGCTGCTTCTCAAGAATTACAAGCTGAGCGATGACATTGCATTCAGGTTTTCAAACCACGACTGGAAAGAGCATCCGCTGACAGCGCCAAAATATGCCGGATGGATAAACAAAGTGAACGGCAATGGGACAAATGTAAACCTGTTCATGGATTATGAGACCTTCGGCGAGCACCAGTGGTCAACAACCGGCATTTTCAAATTCCTGAAGCAGCTGCCCGGCGAGATACTCAGCCATCCTGACAACGGCTTTGTGACTCCGTCGGAGCTTGTGGCAAGGCATGAGCCAAAAGATGAAGTGGATATCCACAGCTTCCTTTCCTGGGCAGATGTTGAAAGGGACCTCTCGGCCTGGATTGGCAATGACATGCAGAATGCGGCATTGCGCGAGATCTATGCAATGGAAAAAAGGGTCAAGGAAACAGGGGATGAAAGATTGATTGCGGACTGGAGGAAATTATTGACATCTGACCATTTCTATTACATGTGCACAAAGTGGTTTGCCGACGGTGACGTTCACAAGTATTTCAACCCGTATGATTCGCCTTATGAGGGGTTCATTGCCTACATGAATGTGCTGAATGATATAAGTGGCAGGATATTGGGTGCAATGCCCCGGCAGCAGAAATCAGTTCCAGGCACAGCTGCCAAAATGTGGGCCAATGTTGCCCTTAGCGAAAATCCGAGCAGGATTATTGGCGGCCAATGATGCTGCTTAGAGACCAGTTGCCTATTATCAAAAAAGAATGAGAATTGAAATGAGCGGGACAGAGGATGCTGACAATCTTTTGTTCCAGGCATTCAAGCAAAGAAGAGGTGAAATTTTGGGCAAGGAAAAGAAAAAGAGGGTAAAGGCTGAAAAAAAGCACGCGAGCTATGACAAGAGCTGCGAGCCAGGCCAGGCATTTCATGCAATTGACGGTTCGAGCTATGCCAGCTTAAGTGATTTTGCAAATGCCCTTGAGCACATGTCTGATGACACTTTTTATTACCATGTCACAGACAGCAAGAATGACTTCCATAACTGGATAAAGGATGTGTTTCAGGAGCCGAAATTGGCTGAAAAGCTGCTCCATGCAAGGACCAAGGAAAAGCATGAAGTGGTTATGCTTCGCTATTTGCATAAGTCAGCCTGATTCCGGCTGATTTTTGCAGATGAACAATTGTTAAGAGGGTATACCATTCTGAAATAGTAAAAATACAAAGCTTTATAAATAATAAGCCTTGGAATCATTCAGAAAAGGGGTCTGCAGTCATTTTGATGTTAATCAAAAGGCTGCACCGACAATAAATAATTAAACAAAACCGAATGGGGGGATTGTGCATGAAAAAGCTATTATATGCGATTGCAGCAGTATTTGTGCTGGCAATCAGTGTGGTTTCAGCAGCTTCCGTGGAGCCAGTTTATATGGAGGGCAACCCGGATTGTGAGGACCTCGGATTTGACAACGAATATAAGATAGATCCACCAGCAGGTGGAATTTTCTTTGACGGCGCGATTACAACCATCTTGGACAGCCAGTTTGATTGGTCTTCAACCTTTGGAATGGATGCAGTGATTGCAAAGGGTGGCCCAAATGCCAACGTATATTATTATGACCCAGCATCCTTCGGTGATACTGATTTGACGTCACCGACTAATCCAGCCAATGGAAAGCCATACGACCTCAGCCACATGACATTCTGCTGGGATGACGGCGGCAACGACGTTCCAGAGTTCGGCGTTATCGCAGCCATGACAGTTCTTGGCGGCGCAGGCTATTTCATCTACAGGAAAAGGAAGTAAATTTCCTTTCTTTTTTTTCTATTTTGTCAAGAACCACCGGTCAGAGACTAGTGGAATGTCATGTTTAGTTCCACAGACCTCGTGGTTCTTGAGCATGATCAGAATTTTCCAACCGAGTGAGAGAAAATGCAAGCAAAGCTTGCCACCAGTCACAGACTGGGTGGAAAATTCTGACATTTTAAATTGATTCTGATTATGTTGAATGTTCTGACTACACCTATACTGAATTTTTGATGTGAGGTTTTGTTATAGTAGAAGTTTTGATCTATTGGAATTTTGCAGCTTTAATTTCTCTGGCTCGTGAACCTGGTCCGGTTTGTTGCCCAGTAGATGATGATATACAATGCAAGGACAATCTCGGCCAGGAGCATCAGTGTCAAAAGCTCATCCTTCAGGACCGGAAGCGGTTGTGAGAAAATAATCGCCTTTCTGAGCAGGGATACTGACAGTATGAATGGGTTGAACTGGATTATCCTCAGGATGTCAGAAGGGATATTCTCTATTGGTATGAGCAGGTTTGAAAACAACAGCAGGCTTGAGGATATGAGCGCTGAAGCAAGTATGGTTATTGACTCTGAGCGGAAAATTACACCAATCAGGGCCCCGAACAGCACAAAGAAGGCAGCCACAAGAATGCAGATGGCAAGCGTGGTCCACAGGTTTGTCACAATTGTGTTGAAAAAGAATGCAAAGGCTATGCTGAGCATTATGATTATCTGGACGCTGACCAGGCTCAGGTTTGTGAGGAAATCTGCAATAAAAAAGACTATTTTATGGGTTGGCGACACTGAGTTGCGGAACTGTGCAGGGGAATTGTGCTCAACCACGAATACTATTGCGGCGAGGAAAATGCCTGCGAACATTATTGATATGGCCATCAGTGTGGGAAAGACAAAGTCCAGGTTGGAGTTGTAAGTGCTCAATGCCTTTATGTTCGCAGTGGCGGGTGATGCAAGCTGCTCAGCTTCGACGTCGCCAATTGAGCTCAGCCTTTTCTGGATATCTGCCAATGATGTTTTCAGCCTCTTTGCCACTTTGCCGCCTGTGGACGCCAGGCCCGAAATTGCCGCATATTGGTCGCTGCTGCCCGATAGCTGCTGCTCGACAGTGGCGTAATTGGAATTCAGGTTTTCGACCTTGACGCGCAATGCCATCAGGCTATTGTTGATCGTGCCTGCATAAGATGAGCTGAAAAGGTTATTGATGTAATTTTCATGGCCAAGGATGATTTTCTGGTAATTCCTGTAGGTCTGGAAATGCTTGTTTTCATCAGACTCGCTGAAATCCCCGCTCCTGACCAGGAGGTCGGCAAAGTCAAGCACATCCTTTGAGTCTGCCATTGCTGAGTCCACAGTGGATTTGACAGAGCGGATTTTGCTGTCGACGGAATCAATGTCGGATGAGTTGAGCCTGATGCTTCTATTGAGGCTGTCAAGGATTTCCTTTGCCTCGCCCGACCGTGTGATGATTTCTGCATTGCTCCCTTCCAGCGTTTCAAGGTAGGCAAGGTCTTTGGCCATTTCATCATTGATAAAGCTGGCCTTGCCAAGCAGGTCATTCGTGATGCCCGCAGAAATTTCCTTTGACCTCTCCTCGAGCTTGGAATACAGCCTGTCCCTCACGACCCAGGCGAGGTTGAGGTTTGAATAGTCGATGAATATTGAAATCTCATTGTTGGCTCCGCCAATTTCCATGCCAGGCGGGAAAATAACGCAAGTGTGCGCAAGCCCGATTTTCACATTGTCTATGCAGGATGCTTCCGAGGATGCTTTCACCGTCTGGAGCGGGTCTGCATTTAATTTTGCGATAAATGAGTTTGTCAGGCTTGAATAGCCGCCAGAATAGATGCTTACCTTGATTTTGTATTCGCTGAGATTGTCGAATGCTATCCCGGCTAGGAAGATTATGAGCAATGGAAGCAGGATAAAGACAATGGCCCACCACCTGGACTTAAGCATGATGGTCAGGTTCTTCTTCATGATCAGGCCGATTCTTTTCATTTGGTTTTTGTCTCCGGAGCTTCATTAATTTGTTTCAGTAGCTTATTTATCCAGGAACATCTTGAAAAGGGTGTCCATGGACGGATTCCTGATTTCAAGATTCTCAATGTCTTCGTTGGTCAATACCCTGGATAGTGCATTGTTGATTATGTGCTCCTGCTGTTTTGCCTGGAGGATTATCCTGTTTTTCCTGGAGTTTGAATGCTTGACTTCTATGAATGGCAGGCCAAGGATTTTTTTCAGAACGGCATCATATTTGCCGTCTCTCGTTATAATCTGGATTTCCTTTATTTTGGAGTGGAATTGCCGGAATTCGCTGGTTGTCCCGAAAAACGCGACCTTCCTTGTATGGAGAAAGACAATCCTGTCGCAGAAATGCTCAAGCTCGGAGAGAAAATGGCTGGCAACAATGATTGTTGTCCCCCTTCTGTTGATATTCTCCATTACATCCCACATTTGAACCCTGAGTATCGGGTCCATGTCAGCAGTCGGCTCGTCGAGAATGAGGATTTTGGGATTGTGCACAATGGCGCATGCAATGTCCAGCCTTTTTTTCATTCCCCCTGAGAGGTTTTTGCCAGGCATTGACACAAAGTCATGCAGCTCCACAAGCTCAAGCGCCTTTTTGATATTCTGCTCCTTAATCGACTTGCCGAGGTTATATAGCCCTGCAAAATAATTCAGGTTTTCCGAGACTGTAAGCTCAGGGTAAAATGAGGGGTCCTGGGTTGAAAAGCCGAAGAGCCTTTTGTATGATTCAGGGTTTTCCATGCCCGGCACAAATTTCCCTGCAATCTTGGAGCCGTACATGACCCTCCCTGATGTTATGGGATAATAGCCTATGATGGCATTCAGCAGGGTTGTTTTCCCAGCTCCTGAGACGCCCACAATCCCAAGCATTTCACCTTCCCTGATGTTCAGGTTGATATTTTGGAGGATTTTCTTGCCGCCAAGCTCCACTGACAGGTTCTCAAGCTTCAGAAGTTGACCTTTGATCTCGCTTGCCATGCCTTTAAAGCAGGTGTGCTCATTATTTAAAGTTATGGATGCAGATATTGATGGATAACTATAGTTATTTTTTCCCTCGAAATAACTATGTCTTAGTAACAAAAAGGCAAAGCTTTATAAATGAAGCATATTTACAATCCGCATAACAGCATATTGCTGTTAAAATGGGGTGTGAATGATTGAACCTGGTCTTGTCGCAAGGCTGGAACCAGGTGGAAATAATAATAAAATGGGGGTAATAAAATGAAGGCTATAGCAACAATTTTGATGGTCGCACTCATGCTTGTGGGTGCAGTGTCAGCAGTTGATATGACAATAACACCACAGTTGGTCCACTTGGATCACACCGATTCCAAAGATGTGGTTGTGTGCGTGACAAAGGCAGATAATTCGCCATACACAAATCTGGACTTGTACATCACCTCAGAGTGCCAGGATTTGGACAATGATGAAGTCTGCAGTGTTGCAGAGAATGGCAATGCAGCTGGAATCTTCAGCGCAACTGTCAAGACCTCACCAACCGATGCAGCTGGATGCGGAGAAGTTACACTCGCAACCAACGCAGCTCCAGGCGGAACATTCGCATACAGCGTCTTGAGCAAGAATGGCGCAGTTGATGTCGATTCAGAAGGCGCACTTGCATATGTCCCTGAATTCGGCGTTATCGCAGCCATGACAGTTCTTGGCGGCGCAGGCTACTTCATCTACAAGAGAAGGAAGTAAATTTTCCTTTCTTTTTTTTCTCTTTTGTCAAGAACCACCGGTCAGAGACCAGTGAAATGTCATGCTTAGTTCCACAGACCTCGTGGTTCTTGAGCATGTTAGGAATTTTTCACTTGAAAGTTTGACATTGGCTTTCCAGCCACCAGTTAGAAACTAGTGGAAAATTCCAAACATTTTATCTGATTTCTTCACATTATGGCATTATAATCTTGACTGGTGTTTAATGTAAAGGTTTATCAATAAGCATTGATTACACCAACCACACAGTAGTGAATATTCATATAGTGGATCAGGCAGGGGACAATCCATGAAAATAGCGCAAAAATGGAAGGAATTGAAGAAAAGAACAGGGCTCTACCAGTTTTTAATCCGGTCTGTTGTCTTCTTTAGCATATTATTTGGCCTGTATTTTGCATTGTTCCTCTGGATTAGGCATCTGCCATTCTTTGTCAAATACCTGGCAATAGGCGACTCATATTATATTCCCTGGCTTTCCGGCCTGAGAAAGACTGATTTTTTGAATGCCATTGTGTTTGCAATCATTGCATTTGTTGTATGGAACAGGGAATCCATTAAGGCTGTAAAGCCCACCCGCAGGAGATGGGGCGAGACAGTGTGGATGGCCTGCCTTTCCCTGCTTTCTATTGCAGCCCATTATTTCCTGAAATATTGGATAAAGGTCAATCCCGGCCAGGCAGCTGCATCAGCTGGCTTCCTTACAGGCCTGAAATACCTTTTGCTTCTGTGCTTTGTGGCTTTCCTCGGCATGGCCGTGTATACACTTGACTTCACCAGGTCTTTTGGCAAAAGGCACTGGAAGTCTATATTGACATTTTTGGCCATCGGCGCTGTGTATTTCTATATAATACAGCTCTTCCAGAAGATATGGTATCACTTGTCCTATTTTGTTGCCAAGACAATTTACCATATGCTCTCGCTGACATTCGACAATGTTTATTTTTCACCTGGAACAGTTACCCAGGGGCCAAGGCTGGGCGTTGAAGGGTTTATGGTTGGGATTAGCGACGCCTGTTCTGGCATTGATTCATTGCTGCTGTTCCTTTCCCTGTATACCCTTTTGCTTGTCCTCGACTGGAAGAGGCTGGACTTAAAGAGGATGTTCATCCTGTTCATCCCGGGCATTATCGGCACTGTCGCATATAATATCCTGAGAGTTTATGTTCTGCTCTTGGTCGGTGTCTATTATGACCAGCAATTCGCCATTGACACTTTCCATACCAACATAGGCTGGATACTGTTCCTTGCCTTCTTTATGCTGTTCTGGCATTATGGAAGCAAATGGGTTTACCTG
This genomic stretch from Candidatus Woesearchaeota archaeon harbors:
- a CDS encoding ABC transporter permease, which codes for MKRIGLIMKKNLTIMLKSRWWAIVFILLPLLIIFLAGIAFDNLSEYKIKVSIYSGGYSSLTNSFIAKLNADPLQTVKASSEASCIDNVKIGLAHTCVIFPPGMEIGGANNEISIFIDYSNLNLAWVVRDRLYSKLEERSKEISAGITNDLLGKASFINDEMAKDLAYLETLEGSNAEIITRSGEAKEILDSLNRSIRLNSSDIDSVDSKIRSVKSTVDSAMADSKDVLDFADLLVRSGDFSESDENKHFQTYRNYQKIILGHENYINNLFSSSYAGTINNSLMALRVKVENLNSNYATVEQQLSGSSDQYAAISGLASTGGKVAKRLKTSLADIQKRLSSIGDVEAEQLASPATANIKALSTYNSNLDFVFPTLMAISIMFAGIFLAAIVFVVEHNSPAQFRNSVSPTHKIVFFIADFLTNLSLVSVQIIIMLSIAFAFFFNTIVTNLWTTLAICILVAAFFVLFGALIGVIFRSESITILASALISSSLLLFSNLLIPIENIPSDILRIIQFNPFILSVSLLRKAIIFSQPLPVLKDELLTLMLLAEIVLALYIIIYWATNRTRFTSQRN
- a CDS encoding glycosyltransferase, which codes for MTIIAEQPKADFFFEVSWEVCNKVGGIYTVVSSKAESMMRAYANYYLIGPYFPNKATGEFHETVPPHQLRDIFDALKREGIICHFGKWLIGGGPSTILIDFTSFSSQGNAIKGELWSKFQIDSLGTHFHDYDEPTIWSYSAGKLIDAVAKSSNAKVVAQFHEWLSAGGLLYLKAANSKVATVFTTHATMIGRTLASNNVDLYNKFGTLDGDSEAKKFGIQAKHLTEKAAAHNADIFTTVSEITGIEAKHLLGKEPDLLLPNGLHLEKFPTMEEIAIKHQLLKTRIKSFLIYYFFPYYQFNLAKTYIYFIVGRYEYHDKGIDVFVKALGQLNQIMKKEKSNKTVVAFFWIPANVRGIKPEVLESRANFMDIHESIEDSLPDIKNSLILSMATGAAITAESVFGAELTKELKKKGLKLKKSGKPPIATHDLYDEAHDSILNGFAEQGLTNSKDDKVKVVYYPTYLTGSDGLLDLNYYEAILGSQLGIFPSYYEPWGYTPLEAAALGVASVTTDLAGFGRYICKECKPSKFPGIYVVNRMNRNDGSVVENLKQILLDYTQLTREERIANKYEAKKISSTSDWKNFAENYIRAHNMAVDKH
- a CDS encoding winged helix-turn-helix transcriptional regulator, encoding MHLFDAKETKMLSELIRNPRSSDNKIASRAKLPVATVNRKRKELEQKGILTYFAHVNNWKDGTQVFSARQMYMIKLRYGITRKQFLDAFYQPGELTPLFLKHVVSSDLGEMNGQLVFIITVESRIDTDILEIFNAEIAPMLDRHFGKGSIQESISLPLTQSLTMLHNYNKFNLDSGKIRDNWPNDKVFVQ
- a CDS encoding archaeosortase/exosortase family protein, which produces MKIAQKWKELKKRTGLYQFLIRSVVFFSILFGLYFALFLWIRHLPFFVKYLAIGDSYYIPWLSGLRKTDFLNAIVFAIIAFVVWNRESIKAVKPTRRRWGETVWMACLSLLSIAAHYFLKYWIKVNPGQAAASAGFLTGLKYLLLLCFVAFLGMAVYTLDFTRSFGKRHWKSILTFLAIGAVYFYIIQLFQKIWYHLSYFVAKTIYHMLSLTFDNVYFSPGTVTQGPRLGVEGFMVGISDACSGIDSLLLFLSLYTLLLVLDWKRLDLKRMFILFIPGIIGTVAYNILRVYVLLLVGVYYDQQFAIDTFHTNIGWILFLAFFMLFWHYGSKWVYLPRNKR
- a CDS encoding glycoside hydrolase family 57 protein, with translation MVDVCFYFQVHQPERIRNYQVFDIGHRSDYFDDHKNRAIIERASQKCYLPANRLMLELISQHGGKFKISYSLTGVWLDQAEKFAPEVIESFEKLNETGCVEFLSETYHHSLSYLYSKDEFREQVDLHRKKIRQLFGQAPKIFRNTELIYNNELANFIEGMGYQGIMAEGWDHYLGWRSPNFVYRPKTCKSIKLLLKNYKLSDDIAFRFSNHDWKEHPLTAPKYAGWINKVNGNGTNVNLFMDYETFGEHQWSTTGIFKFLKQLPGEILSHPDNGFVTPSELVARHEPKDEVDIHSFLSWADVERDLSAWIGNDMQNAALREIYAMEKRVKETGDERLIADWRKLLTSDHFYYMCTKWFADGDVHKYFNPYDSPYEGFIAYMNVLNDISGRILGAMPRQQKSVPGTAAKMWANVALSENPSRIIGGQ
- a CDS encoding ABC transporter ATP-binding protein encodes the protein MASEIKGQLLKLENLSVELGGKKILQNINLNIREGEMLGIVGVSGAGKTTLLNAIIGYYPITSGRVMYGSKIAGKFVPGMENPESYKRLFGFSTQDPSFYPELTVSENLNYFAGLYNLGKSIKEQNIKKALELVELHDFVSMPGKNLSGGMKKRLDIACAIVHNPKILILDEPTADMDPILRVQMWDVMENINRRGTTIIVASHFLSELEHFCDRIVFLHTRKVAFFGTTSEFRQFHSKIKEIQIITRDGKYDAVLKKILGLPFIEVKHSNSRKNRIILQAKQQEHIINNALSRVLTNEDIENLEIRNPSMDTLFKMFLDK
- a CDS encoding glycosyltransferase family 4 protein → MKVLMFGWEFPPISSGGLGTACYGLTKGLSNKGVEVTFVLPKGYSPDFADHLNIVSAEGIRLKNVKFRPIKSPLRGYIDSAAYDEKIRNMLIKGWGGHNATIYGNDLFDEVERYAEKAKILAQHEDFDVIHAHDWMTFKAGANVKTSTGKPLVVHVHATEFDRTGGSPNQHVYDIEREGMHAADMVIAVSNFTKNKIVQHYGVPAGKVRVVHNAVELSSQAHFFNAGSGKNNGEKVVLFLGRVTLQKGPDYFLYAAKKVLDLDPRVKFIIAGTGDMMPFLINKAAEMGISKNVLFTGFVTGTDVDRAYRMADLYVMPSVSEPFGITPLEAMRNGVPVLISKQSGVSEVISNCLKADFWDVNDLANKMMAALNYQTMNRSLRENGSFEVRKFSWENSAEKCIAVYNEARQASIGRGRGVA